From a region of the Mobula hypostoma chromosome 6, sMobHyp1.1, whole genome shotgun sequence genome:
- the LOC134348457 gene encoding gamma-crystallin S-1-like isoform X2: MGKITFYEDRNFQGRHYECSSDCADLSPYFSRCNSIRVDSDWWVLYERPNYMGYQYVLSRGEYPDYQRWMGFNDCVRSCRSYPEVSMHRMRIYERPDFAGQMMEFMEDCPSVYDRFRYRDIHSCQVMDGYWIFYEHPNYRGRQYFLKPGEYRKYSDWGGYNSTIGSFKCMRDY, translated from the exons ATGGGAAAG ATCACCTTCTACGAGGACAGGAACTTCCAGGGTCGGCACTATGAGTGCAGCTCCGACTGTGCCGACCTCTCCCCTTACTTCAGCCGCTGTAACTCCATCCGTGTTGACAGTGACTGGTGGGTGTTGTACGAGAGACCCAACTACATGGGATACCAGTATGTCCTGAGCaggggagagtatcctgactaccAGCGCTGGATGGGATTCAATGACTGTGTCAGGTCCTGTCGCAGCTACCCAGAGGTGAGCATGC ACAGGATGAGGATTTATGAGAGGCCTGACTTTGCAGGgcagatgatggaattcatggaaGACTGTCCCTCTGTCTACGATCGTTTCCGTTACCGTGACATCCACTCCTGTCAGGTGATGGATGGTTACTGGATCTTCTATGAACATCCCAACTATAGAGGCCGACAGTACTTCCTGAAACCTGGGGAATACAGGAAATACAGTGACTGGGGTGGCTACAACTCAACTATTGGGTCCTTCAAGTGCATGAGGGACTACTAG
- the LOC134348457 gene encoding gamma-crystallin S-1-like isoform X1 yields the protein MGKITFYEDRNFQGRHYECSSDCADLSPYFSRCNSIRVDSDWWVLYERPNYMGYQYVLSRGEYPDYQRWMGFNDCVRSCRSYPEYRGGIYRMRIYERPDFAGQMMEFMEDCPSVYDRFRYRDIHSCQVMDGYWIFYEHPNYRGRQYFLKPGEYRKYSDWGGYNSTIGSFKCMRDY from the exons ATGGGAAAG ATCACCTTCTACGAGGACAGGAACTTCCAGGGTCGGCACTATGAGTGCAGCTCCGACTGTGCCGACCTCTCCCCTTACTTCAGCCGCTGTAACTCCATCCGTGTTGACAGTGACTGGTGGGTGTTGTACGAGAGACCCAACTACATGGGATACCAGTATGTCCTGAGCaggggagagtatcctgactaccAGCGCTGGATGGGATTCAATGACTGTGTCAGGTCCTGTCGCAGCTACCCAGAG TACCGAGGGGGCATCTACAGGATGAGGATTTATGAGAGGCCTGACTTTGCAGGgcagatgatggaattcatggaaGACTGTCCCTCTGTCTACGATCGTTTCCGTTACCGTGACATCCACTCCTGTCAGGTGATGGATGGTTACTGGATCTTCTATGAACATCCCAACTATAGAGGCCGACAGTACTTCCTGAAACCTGGGGAATACAGGAAATACAGTGACTGGGGTGGCTACAACTCAACTATTGGGTCCTTCAAGTGCATGAGGGACTACTAG